Within Phycodurus eques isolate BA_2022a chromosome 18, UOR_Pequ_1.1, whole genome shotgun sequence, the genomic segment TCACACGGGTTTCTTATTctcatcgcagggcacatagaaacagacgagcatcggcactcacattcacacctacgggcaattgagagtctccaatgaacctagcaggcgtgtttttttgggatgtgggaggaaagcggagcgcccggagaaaagccacgcgggcacggggagaacgtgcaaactccacacaggcggggccgggcattgaacccggctcctcagaactgtgaggcatatgtgcttaCCAGTTGTCCCCCGTGCGGCACGTCTGACTTTCTTCCTGTCTTTACCTCACTCTTACGTCTCCTCTCCACGCTGTGCGCACACTCCCAgtcaacaacgaggcgctcaaAAGCGGCCACGCCGCACACTTGCTGTCAAGTAGGActtttgaatggaaaaaaaaaacaaaacaaaaaaaacaccccccCTCATCACTTATCTGCCTTTCTCTGCGTGACGCGCACAAActcacggccgacaacgaggcgctctaaaacgGCCACACCGGCGGACTATTCGAagggaataaaaatgtattttcaagacTTAGGCGTAGCTCGCTGGCGGACTGCATGTCGCCGATGCGAACCGAGGCGTCCGAGTTCTTCGCTCGTGGGGGAGAGCGACTCATGCCGGGCGCCGCTTTagccccgccccccaaaaatctgaaaaCCTGAAATGTGAAAACACTTGACGACTccgtagttctcagtctttgcatgttctcttgtGTCTTGCATTTAGGAACAAATCTGTGACTTCAATTTGCACGGtctttatttcaaaaaaaggcatttaactgtttgtttatttttgggacAACTTTGACTTATTAACTGCACAGTAAGTTGAAAAGCAGAATAACGTAACCCGAACCTACTTTTACACTTTGCTCGTAGTTGTCTCGTAGTGCAGATTTCCCCCCCGCGACGCGTTAAAAAAATCGGTGACGAACGCGAAATGCGGGGAAGTCCCGAGAGGAAGCGGCAAGACGCCGCAGATGATTAACTTCGGTCGGCTCCGCCCGTTGCGGCGCCGATCCATTAGCGTGTTGACTTAATCGGGTGCTCGTTTGCCTCGAGGAGGTTGCCTAGCAACCACAGTCGGTCGCTACTTAACCGCAGACGGAAGTCCTTTCGGTCGTCGGTTCGTCGcgaggtagggtttcaagccgaGGCGAGCGTTTGAAAGTAAGCTTTCGAGACGGGGTCGGGTCTCACACGAGGGTTATGGTCTCAAGCCAGGATGCAGGTTTGAAGGTAGGGTATCAAGATACAGTTGGAGTACCAAACAAGCGGTAGGGTTTGAAAGTTAGGTTTAGCGTCTCCAGCGAGGGTTGTGGTTTTGAGACAGGATTCAgcttttaaagtagggtttcctgACCAAGTTAGGCCTTCAAAGTAGGGTTATAAGGTTCTATCTTCGGGTTCCAAATGAGCCTTCCAAGCCAGGATCGAGGTTTCAAAGAAGGGATctagacagggttagggttccaaatgAGGCTTTCGagacagggttggggtttcagacaagggttaaggttttaagGCTGGCTCGGAGGTtgcaaagtagggttaggggccgggggtagggtttcaagttaagcCAGGATTGTGAGCTAAGTGAGCGTATGTTTGCCTGTGCGAAGGATCGTCAGACGGCAGAAGCGTCTGCGCAGCGGAGACCTTCCGGGGCAGAAAGAGGGGACGGAGGCGCCGCGCCCGCGGCGGCCGGCCCACCCGCGCGCACGGGCGGCGCCGCCGACGTCCCGGCCCACCGATTGGCGGACGAGCACCTGGAGGAGTGCCCGCTGTGCCTGCTGAGGCAGCCGCGATGTCGTTTCCCGAGTCTGCTCACGTGCCCGCACCGGACCTGCGGCGACTGCCTGCGCCGGTACCTGCGCATCGAGATTTCCGAGAGCCGCGTGGGCATCGCGTGCCCGCAGTGTCCCGAGGCCCTGGCGCCCCTGGACGTGCGCGCCATCCTGGATGACCCGGCGCTGCTGGAGAGGTTCGAGGAGTACCAGCTGCGGCGCTTCCTGGCCGCCGACCCGGACACGCGCTGGTGTCCCGCACCGGACTGCGGGTCTGccccttttctttctcttgCACGTTTTATAGTGAAGACAGAAGGGAACTTGACTTGATGTAAGTTCATTGAAGCCCAaagaattctgcctagcaacaagtagCCAATCAAACGTCTGAAAGTAAATGTGAGGAATTTCATGATTAATGCAGAACAGTGGCGGGATCACGACGTACTACGTACTACGTCTTCAAGCAGCGAGTGGGCTGCTAGAATGTTGTCATTGGTTCAAATGGCAGCCGTCCGAATGCTGCCAATGAAATCAGCAACTCGACTCCTGGTGTTTCTATTTTGGGTTTCCCAGACACGGGGTTCGGGTTTCGAGCAGTAGCTAGGGTTCGGAACGATTGTTTCCAGATTGAATCCCAGTTTTCAGGGTTCGAGTGCAGTTTAGGGTTTTCAAAGTCGGCCGTGAAATCGGGGTCGGTAAAAGCGCAGAATTTGGAATGGAGCCTCTGTCCGTCCACAGCTACGCGGTGATCGCTTACGGCTGCGCCGAGTGCCCCAAGCTGAGGTGCGGTCGCGACGGCTGCGACACGGACTTCTGCTACCACTGCCGCCAGCTGTGGCACCCCAACCAGACCTGTGACCGGGCGCGGCGCCAGCGCGCGCGCCACGCGCTGGGCGGCAAGGACGCGCTCCACGTCTTCCCCGGAGAAGATCCCGGAGGAGGTGCGCACACCCTTCTCTTACTGCAGCGCCATTTTTCAAGAGCCGAAATACATATTGCGCTTCTTCGAGTACGGTTTCCAGATGGTGTTCGGGTTTCAGGCCAACATCGGGGGCTTGAAAGTCGactttcaagccagggttaacGTTTCAAACATTTCGAACCAGCAAATTGATCTCGTAATCCTCGCAGCAATAATCATCTGCAACGACAATTGTGCCCGCTCATATTCTGCCTAGCAACCAGCGAGCAAATGCCTGACGCGATAGCCGCCGTCGTTGCTACGGCTACGTTTACAGCGGCGGTCGAGAACGACGGCGCGGCGTGAAcacgcttttcttttttttcggaGAGCAGACGCAGAGGAGATCAAGCCGTGCCCTCGGTGCGGCGCCCACATCATGAAGACCAACGACGGCAGCTGCAACCGCATGAACTGCACCGTGTGCGCGTGCCAGTTCTGCTGGCTGTGCATGCAGGAGATCACCGACGTGCACTACCTCAGGTAAACGCGCGCACGCGTCGGCCTCACGCCGATGCAGACGCAGGTTGGGAAATGCCATAGGCGGGCTATCCAATAGCAGCCGTGTGGCAGTTTCAACGCTTTAAGGAacagacatttgaacacaaatggtgcagcaacatatGGACAGACAATACAACATCTTTATCGTCAGCGAACGACGACTCATATTACTGCATCTCGTCGCCGTCGTGAAACCATTCTTTGTgttgtgttatactgcccccggtggccagtTTGCGCGCACCAGAAAGCgccacaatgaattaatcatgatgcacaaactgttaaatTCTTTCCCTTCTATTTGATCATGTTATCACAATGTGGTTTTATAAAGGACAACACTATTTAGTCTCAATTGAAAAACATTCCAACAAGCAAAAACTTTAGCTTGTTGGGTTTTGGGAGGGGagtctggaacggattaacggCATTTGCTTTCATTCCAATGGGGAAAGCTGATTTGCGAGTGTTTTGAATCACGAGTGCGGACACGCAATGAATTCGATTCGTATCCGGCGGCGGAGCCAGGGGGCGGCTACCTCGGGTGGCCGCGGCCCCTCGACGCGTGGGCAATCGTCGGGGTAGCTCAAGGTGCCGTGCTAGAGCTGCACGAGAGACTCGAAACCACATGCCTGGTAACGCACGCAAAGTCCCCAATTTGGAGACGAAGTGGTCATGTTTCCATTTCCTCGGTCAAAGAGAATTCGGTTTCAGTCGGCGAGATGAACGCGAAAAGCCGTTTCTGTCGCAAGCGGAGCCGCAAAAAGTCTGAGGAACCCATGCCTAGCGTTTGTGCTTCAGTCCCTCAGGATGTACGTTCTGGGGCAAGAAACCGTGGTCGCAGAGCCGCAAAGTTCTGTGGCAGGTGGCCATGTTGCTGGGCGCCCCCGTGGTCATCTCGCTCGTCGCCGGCCTCGCCGTCCCCGTCGTCATCGTGGGCATACCCATCTACGTGGGCCGCAAGGTACGCGCCGCTCCCGTGCCCGCCGTGCCGGCGCGAGAACCCGCTTGATTCGGAACGACGCCCGGCCTAGAGCAGCGACGGCGCTCCTCGTGGTGTTTTCCGTTCCATTTTTGTGCGATTGAGGTCATCTATGAAATACGGGTAATTGTTGATCTGTCTCCTGACATTTTCCACCCACCTTCAGACTTGACTGGATTCCTCGTCCGACGGCGAAGCAAGATTTTCAACTCATTCACATTGCCTGCGGCTCATCTTTCAAGACCCGCGCAATATTGTTTTCTGTCGCAGTGTAATCAATCACCcaaccaacaaaacaaagagtaGACCCCTCTTCCtaaacccccaaaaaagaaagcttGTCGTTTGTTTTCCCTTCTTTAGTCATCAGCAGTCGAGCATGGGTCAAGTTCAGCACAAACAGCGGTTTTCTGACAAAAAGAAAGAGCAGTGACTTTGACTTTTGTGACATAtcaaactacaaaaataaaccaaaaacgagcctgagaaagggcttttgatgtccatccgtccgttttctgtcgcgcttctcctcacgaaggtcgcgggcgtgccggagcccatcccagctgtcatcgggcaaggaggcggggtacgcatacgaacgaacgaacgaccattcgcacgcacattcacacctacgggcaatttagagtcttcagtgaacctcgcacgcatgtttttggggttgcGGGAGGAaagggcacggggagaacatgctaactccacacgggcggggccggggatcgcacccgcaacctcacaactgtgaactttttttttttttttttacctgttcaACATGAATTGCATTGCGATTCATCTTGCGACAACTGCGACACACACGCTGTTTATAGCACACGTACACACTGCGCGTGAGTGTGCGGCGCCTCAACGAGTTGGCGTTTCTCTCCCTCATCATCGACGAGACAAGCTGAGATGCATCGCCTGATCTTTCTCTTCTACCCGATGTATTTACAAACGATATTCGCAGACAAGCCGGGTGAGACCTTTTTCACGCCGAACCGTCGAAAAACGTATTTGACGACCACGGTCGTCGGTGGCAGTGAACAGTCGGATTCTCCGCTTGACGAATAGAAACGTCGGCAGTAGTGAAAGAGTTCCATGTTAGGAGGCATAAAAGAAATCAAGGCCGCCTACGGCGTCTTTGTATCGGTGCGTCTTTTGATAAACGCGGCTTGACTTTTTGCTTTTGCGCAGGTCCACGGTCGctgcaagaaaaacaacatctcAGGAAGTAAGCACTACTTGACGGTGGCGAGCGGCGTGATGATGTCGGTGTTCGTGTCGCCCGTCATAGCGGCCGTCGCCGTCGGTACGGAGCGCGCGCCGTCCGTCTCTTTGTCCGGGAGGCCGAGAAGACCAAACGTATTTGCGTGCAGGTGTGGGCGTGCCGCTCATGTTGACGTACGTGTACGGGGTGGTGCCCATGTCGCTGTGCCGGAACGGTTGGTGTCGGCCGCCCGCCGACGCTCCCGACGCGCTGGAGGACCTGGCCAGCTGTGAGTGACTTTTCTGCCTCTTTGAACTTTTCTGTGGTTTTTTTGATGTGGCGGCGCCGTTAGATGCCAGTCAAGTTGTTCTGCGACCTCGCCATTATGTTTTGCTGAATTACTCGAGCGAAACAACccaagcaaacattttttacatacAAAAACGGATCATTTGTCTTTTTGCTTTCAAAGTAAGTGGAGCGTGTTCATTTTGTCCGAGCACACGGAACAGATGGAAAATTAGGAATGCTGCGAATTAGCCACAACGGGCAGCAATGTTTGTAAGATCGTAAGAAATTCATTTTCCCATCTCGGGTGCGTTTGTCGCGAACGCCATCTTTGCGTGTGCACGAGGAGACGCCCGACGCGTTGGTCTTGTCGTCTCTGCAGATCTTTTGTTCTCGCACGTGGTGAGCGACCACTGGCGGGCTCAGGGCGGCCCCGCGCCGGCCGACACCAGCGTGCAGGAGGTCGGCGTGCGGGAAGCGGGTACCCCCGTCCCCCTCGCCCTCGCCCTCGCCCTCCCCGGCACCAGCGCCAGCGCCGCACCCGGATACGTGGCGGCGGACGGGCGGGCGGAGCGCGACGGCGCCTCCAGGTAAAGGAGCCGGCGCGTTCCAGTCGTCAAAGAAAAAGACGGCCCCAAACTCCGCAAAGTCGTaagtcgcccccccccccccccgtaacgCTCGGCTTTCCTCCCCGGTGTTTGTCTCGCGTCCGCAGGGACGGAAGCAACGTGG encodes:
- the si:ch211-278j3.3 gene encoding E3 ubiquitin-protein ligase RNF19B, producing the protein MKTPEQQTGGPLGFLNFFGRKPKSDARPEKPGEARPVEEAAVALALGRRPRRDRQTAEASAQRRPSGAERGDGGAAPAAAGPPARTGGAADVPAHRLADEHLEECPLCLLRQPRCRFPSLLTCPHRTCGDCLRRYLRIEISESRVGIACPQCPEALAPLDVRAILDDPALLERFEEYQLRRFLAADPDTRWCPAPDCGYAVIAYGCAECPKLRCGRDGCDTDFCYHCRQLWHPNQTCDRARRQRARHALGGKDALHVFPGEDPGGDAEEIKPCPRCGAHIMKTNDGSCNRMNCTVCACQFCWLCMQEITDVHYLSPSGCTFWGKKPWSQSRKVLWQVAMLLGAPVVISLVAGLAVPVVIVGIPIYVGRKVHGRCKKNNISGSKHYLTVASGVMMSVFVSPVIAAVAVGVGVPLMLTYVYGVVPMSLCRNGWCRPPADAPDALEDLASYLLFSHVVSDHWRAQGGPAPADTSVQEVGVREAGTPVPLALALALPGTSASAAPGYVAADGRAERDGASRDGSNVEVRVEIERRPRGARPPGLGDVPSSRSLSAESLGRSGGADPDPGGAVPVFRSDDARPLSLPPDAFQCDRDVARSMACVRL